A window of the Amycolatopsis solani genome harbors these coding sequences:
- a CDS encoding glycosyltransferase family 2 protein, with protein sequence MPTEPTTRRRVAFVFPIYNEEANIELLHRTVDEVTAPLAGRYDFSFLYVDDGSRDGSLDRLAELSARDARVTVVELSRNFGHQMAVTAGLDLVDADAVVIMDSDLQDPPRVALELLEKWEEGYEVVYAQRRSRRDSPFKRYTASAFYWFLRKMAAVDIPKNTGDFRLVDRKVVDELRKYRERDRFLRGLVSYVGFRQTAVLFDRDQRHAGVTGYPLTKMLRFAADGILGFSTTPLRMITRMGYLISLLSFLGVLYVVGVKLFAPETAVPGWAFITIAMFFLGGIQIIMLGVLGSYIGRTYSQVQNRPLYTVASVRTGLPEPVETDENSRSAAR encoded by the coding sequence GTGCCGACCGAGCCGACCACGCGCCGCCGGGTCGCGTTCGTCTTCCCGATCTACAACGAGGAAGCGAACATCGAGCTGCTGCACCGCACGGTCGACGAGGTCACCGCGCCGCTGGCCGGGCGCTACGACTTCAGCTTCCTCTACGTCGACGACGGCAGCCGCGACGGTTCGCTCGATCGGCTGGCCGAGCTGTCCGCCCGCGACGCACGGGTGACCGTCGTCGAGCTCTCCCGCAACTTCGGGCACCAGATGGCCGTGACCGCCGGGCTCGACCTGGTCGACGCGGACGCCGTGGTGATCATGGACAGCGACCTGCAGGACCCGCCGCGGGTGGCGCTCGAGCTGCTCGAGAAGTGGGAAGAGGGCTACGAGGTCGTCTACGCGCAGCGCCGGTCGCGGCGGGATTCGCCGTTCAAGCGGTACACCGCGAGCGCGTTCTACTGGTTCCTGCGGAAGATGGCCGCGGTCGACATCCCGAAGAACACCGGGGACTTCCGGCTGGTCGACCGCAAGGTCGTCGACGAGCTGCGCAAGTACCGCGAGCGCGACCGGTTCCTGCGCGGCCTGGTCAGCTACGTCGGGTTCCGGCAGACCGCGGTGCTGTTCGACCGCGACCAGCGCCACGCCGGCGTCACCGGCTACCCGCTGACGAAGATGCTGCGTTTCGCCGCCGACGGCATCCTCGGGTTCTCCACGACGCCGTTGCGGATGATCACGCGGATGGGGTACCTGATCTCGCTGCTGAGCTTCCTCGGCGTGCTCTACGTCGTCGGCGTGAAGCTGTTCGCGCCGGAGACCGCGGTGCCCGGCTGGGCGTTCATCACCATCGCGATGTTCTTCCTCGGCGGCATCCAGATCATCATGCTCGGCGTGCTCGGCAGCTACATCGGCCGCACGTATTCGCAGGTGCAGAACCGGCCGCTGTACACGGTGGCGTCGGTGCGCACCGGCCTGCCCGAACCCGTCGAGACCGACGAGAACAGCCGGAGCGCCGCCCGATGA
- a CDS encoding TIGR03619 family F420-dependent LLM class oxidoreductase — translation MTEHFPDLEVVLPNEQPHVEPARIAELARRAEELGYRAAWLPDHLIPPGPFGEVFGGVHEPLVTLAHLAAVTSRIRLGTAVLILPLREPFALAKQAATLARLSGHRFDLGVGAGWNEPEFAEVGVDFGSRGKQTDAALDLLAELFRTGRGPGGGYFEPRPARPVPLTVGGNSAAALRRAVRVGAGWFSAGLSPAEVGERAGKLTAMTNGRETRVTARMEWDGTDLDSATARFRAYILAGADAVAVHFGPAETFEQRMTTFAEAVAGP, via the coding sequence ATGACCGAACATTTCCCGGACCTCGAAGTCGTCCTGCCGAACGAGCAGCCGCACGTCGAGCCCGCCCGGATCGCCGAGCTCGCCCGCCGCGCCGAGGAGCTCGGCTACCGCGCCGCCTGGCTGCCCGACCACCTGATCCCGCCCGGCCCCTTCGGCGAGGTGTTCGGCGGGGTCCACGAGCCGCTGGTGACCCTCGCCCACCTCGCCGCGGTGACCAGCCGGATCCGGCTCGGGACGGCGGTGCTGATCCTGCCGCTGCGGGAGCCGTTCGCGCTGGCCAAGCAGGCCGCGACGCTGGCGAGGCTGTCCGGGCACCGGTTCGACCTCGGGGTCGGCGCCGGCTGGAACGAACCGGAGTTCGCCGAGGTGGGCGTGGACTTCGGCAGCCGAGGAAAGCAGACCGACGCGGCCCTGGACCTGCTCGCCGAGCTGTTCCGCACCGGCCGCGGTCCCGGCGGCGGGTACTTCGAGCCGCGGCCGGCGCGGCCGGTGCCCCTCACCGTCGGCGGCAACTCCGCGGCCGCGCTGCGCCGGGCCGTCCGGGTCGGCGCGGGCTGGTTCAGCGCCGGGCTCTCCCCCGCCGAGGTCGGCGAGCGCGCCGGAAAGCTCACGGCCATGACAAACGGCCGCGAAACAAGGGTCACCGCCAGAATGGAGTGGGACGGGACCGATCTCGACTCCGCGACGGCGCGATTCCGCGCGTATATCCTGGCGGGGGCGGACGCGGTGGCCGTCCACTTCGGCCCGGCGGAGACCTTCGAGCAGCGGATGACCACGTTCGCCGAGGCCGTCGCCGGACCCTAG
- a CDS encoding MerR family transcriptional regulator: MRIGELAERTGVSTRLLRYYEEQGLLAASRDGNGYRAYDEDAVVRVRQIRRLLAAGLNTEVISSALQCASGEEAHLDLCPELAGLLHRELRAMDDRISALQRRRGELAGYLSAEP, from the coding sequence GTGCGGATCGGCGAGCTCGCGGAACGCACCGGCGTCAGCACGCGGCTGCTGCGCTACTACGAGGAGCAGGGCCTGCTCGCGGCGTCGCGCGACGGCAACGGCTACCGCGCCTACGACGAGGACGCCGTCGTGCGGGTCCGGCAGATCCGCCGCCTGCTCGCGGCGGGGCTGAACACGGAGGTGATCTCGTCGGCGCTGCAGTGCGCGAGCGGTGAGGAGGCGCACCTCGACCTGTGCCCGGAGCTCGCCGGCCTGCTGCACCGGGAGCTGCGCGCGATGGACGACCGGATCAGCGCCCTGCAGCGGCGGCGCGGCGAGCTGGCCGGGTACTTGTCCGCCGAGCCGTGA